The nucleotide sequence CCAACTCACCAACGACTGCCTCGGCAGCCGGGAATGTCGCTTTACGAATAAGAATCACCTGCACAGCGCCTTGATTGCCGGGCCGACGCCCTTGCGCGGCGGTCGGCTTCATATCCCAGACCTGCGCGCCGGGTTCGCTTATGTGATGGCGGCGCTAATGGCGACAGGTGAAAGCCGAATCTACGGTACGGAATTTGTCCAACGCGGTTACGCCGACTTGATCGGCAAATTGCAGGCGATTGGCGCAGACATTGTTGAGACGCCAGTTGAAACCCCATGAGCAGACGGTGGCAACCACAGTCGGGCGTTTGAGCCGGTCGCGCCCAAGTGGACGGCGAATCGTCACGCACGGGCTGGTCGGCTTCGCCTTGAGTTTGGTGCTTTGGGGGGCATGCGCGCCGGATATCTTCGGGCAATCGCCGCCGACCGTCGCCGCACGGGGAACGCTCACCGACCGCCTTGTGGCGACGGTCAACGGCGACGTGATTACCCAGAGCGATCTCATCTGGTTGCTGGCGTTTGATCCCGGCGTCAACCTCGCGTCCATCTCGGAACAGGACCTGCGGCGCGTGCTGACGGCGAAAATAGACCTGCTGTTGTTGTCGCAGGAGGCAGCCCGCTTCCCTCCGGCGACGCTGACGGCGGATGAAGTCGCCGCCGCCAAACAACGTCTCATCAAGCAATTCGCCTCGGAAGCCGTCTTTCGGGAGCGTTTGGAATCCGTCGGGTTGGATGCGGAGAACTTTGACCGGATCATCCGTGAACGACTGCAGGTTGAGAAATACATCAACTTTCGATTCCAGACTTTTGTCCTGGTCACAGACGATGACGTACTGACGTACTACGCAACCAAGGTGCGTCCCGCGTTGGCGGCGGCAGGCACAGTTGCGCCGGAAACGCCCAACGACGAACAACGGGCATTGATTGTGGAAATCTTGTCGCGGGAACGGGCGGCGCGTGAACAACAACAGTGGCTGGAAACAGCCCGACGGCGGGCGGAGATTATTCCCCTCGCGCCGTACGCTAAGGCAGTCATCCCAGACGCGGCTCCGGCGGGCAACGGGAAGCCGGAGTAAGCCAAGGCGCTGCCGTCGGTTGGCGGCTACGGCGACGGCGTTGCCGCAGGTGGCGCGTCCTTAGCGCAGCGGAAGCCGGTTGAAAGATCACGGAACGTTCGTTCGTTCATCAGCCGGCGCGTCACCATGGTTCGGCGCGCGTCGTCGGCGAAGCAGCCGCCGCGGATAATCTTGAGCGATTGGAACTCCGGTTTAATGACCGCTTGGCTGCCGGGATAGAGGTCATAACCGCTGTCGGTCCACTCCGAGACATTCCCGGCCATATCCAGCAGTCCAAAGGGGCTTTCGCCATTGAAGCTACCGACCTGGCGACGTTGGTCCTTGATTCGGCTAATGTCGCGCCCCGCGTTGAGCTTCGACGGGTCGAACTCGTTGCCCCACGGATAGAGGCGGCGATCAGTTCCACGCGCGGCATACTCCCATTCGACTTCGGTTGGCAACCGCTTACCGGCCCACTTGGCGAACGCCTGCGCGTCGTCCCAGCTGACTTCCGCCACCGGCAGCTTGGCGGTTCCCGGCGGAAAGGTTTTTTGCCCCTTCCAGTTCAGCGGCGGCGGATGCCCCGTTTCCTGAACAAATTTGGCGTACTGCTCATTGGTGACTTCCGTCTTGTCCATAAAGAACGGCGCCACCTGCCGTTCATGCTCTGGTTTCTCGAAGTCATCCGGGCTGGCGTTGTTGCCCATAATGAACACGCCGCCGGGAATGTACACCATGCCGGGCGGCGGCGTTGGCGTCTGGGGGACGGTCACAGTGGCCGGCGTCTTCGTAGCGGCTGCACGCTGGAACGCCCGCCGAGATATGTACCACCCACCACCGGTAATCAGGATGATGGCCAACCCAACCCCCGCAACAAGTGGCAGCCGATTCTTGGACGTCGGCGCAGCTGCTTTATCCACCGTCACGTAGGCTCTGGTCTCGCCCCCAGAATCAGCTCTCCCATGGCGGCTCGTTCCAAGTGAATGCTGGCGCGCTTGCGTGGGTCGGTCGGCCAGTGTCTCTGTCGTTGACAACGCCAACGTCCGGTTGGTTAGGAGGGGTTCTTCGCGGGACTTGGTGGTTGGCAGCTGCTCGTCACCGGTGACACTGCGCTCCGCTCGTCGCTGTGTTTTGTACCAGTTGGGAAGGGGATTGGTCGCCAATGGGACTCCTGCTTCCCGCAGGGCTTGGTCAAGCTCTTCTAGCAGATGCAGCGCTGTTGCTGGCCGATCGTTGGGGTTTTTCGCCAGCGTCCGCAAGATCAAGTGATTAATGGACAGCGGTATCGCCGGATTGACCTCAATTGGCGGCGGCGGCGCTTGTGAAACGTGGGCGAGCAGTGTCGCCATGGAATTGCTGTTTTGAAACGGGACTTTGCCGGTGAACAGTTCGTAAAGGATGACGCCTAGGCTGTAAATGTCCGACCGAGCATCAAGCTCAAGGCCCTGACACTGCTCCGGCGACATGTAGTCAGGCGTCCCAACGACTGTCCCAGAAGCCGTCAAGGTGTTCTTGTCTTGGCGTTTGAGCTTAGCGA is from Chloracidobacterium sp. and encodes:
- a CDS encoding SurA N-terminal domain-containing protein; this translates as MATTVGRLSRSRPSGRRIVTHGLVGFALSLVLWGACAPDIFGQSPPTVAARGTLTDRLVATVNGDVITQSDLIWLLAFDPGVNLASISEQDLRRVLTAKIDLLLLSQEAARFPPATLTADEVAAAKQRLIKQFASEAVFRERLESVGLDAENFDRIIRERLQVEKYINFRFQTFVLVTDDDVLTYYATKVRPALAAAGTVAPETPNDEQRALIVEILSRERAAREQQQWLETARRRAEIIPLAPYAKAVIPDAAPAGNGKPE
- a CDS encoding bifunctional serine/threonine-protein kinase/formylglycine-generating enzyme family protein yields the protein MKQCPACGREYDEDVTFCPVDGNGLIPTLIDGKYRIEKKIGEGGMGQVYRAVHVEIGTPFAVKVLHAQFGEDEKAVARFRREAQAAAQIRHPNAVSVTDFGVTKDSNLVYFVMEYLEGMSLGDWLREHRQLPYEDIHFIYSGVCSALHAAHSKGIVHRDVKPDNIFLLLDEEKNIKGVKVLDFGIAKLKRQDKNTLTASGTVVGTPDYMSPEQCQGLELDARSDIYSLGVILYELFTGKVPFQNSNSMATLLAHVSQAPPPPIEVNPAIPLSINHLILRTLAKNPNDRPATALHLLEELDQALREAGVPLATNPLPNWYKTQRRAERSVTGDEQLPTTKSREEPLLTNRTLALSTTETLADRPTQARQHSLGTSRHGRADSGGETRAYVTVDKAAAPTSKNRLPLVAGVGLAIILITGGGWYISRRAFQRAAATKTPATVTVPQTPTPPPGMVYIPGGVFIMGNNASPDDFEKPEHERQVAPFFMDKTEVTNEQYAKFVQETGHPPPLNWKGQKTFPPGTAKLPVAEVSWDDAQAFAKWAGKRLPTEVEWEYAARGTDRRLYPWGNEFDPSKLNAGRDISRIKDQRRQVGSFNGESPFGLLDMAGNVSEWTDSGYDLYPGSQAVIKPEFQSLKIIRGGCFADDARRTMVTRRLMNERTFRDLSTGFRCAKDAPPAATPSP